DNA sequence from the Papio anubis isolate 15944 chromosome 7, Panubis1.0, whole genome shotgun sequence genome:
GCTGGAAATTTCCAGGGAAGTGTCCCTAAGGAGTctgagtcctggctctgtcactgatTGCTGggggactttgggcaagtcagtGCTGCTTCCCCCAAATGTTAAATGAGGCTAAAGGATCAGATGATCCCTAATTCCCTGAGGACATGGTTTTCCTAAGTGTGGTGGGTAGGACTTGGGGTGATACACATtgattatgtgtttattttaatgtgttagGGGAAAAATCAAAGTTGTACTTTCACACAGATATTGTTTATGATGATATGTAGATAGATTTACAGTCAATTTTAGGAAAATGTGAAGTAAGTAACAGTACTGGTACTATGTGGAAATCACAGATTGACATTGGAAGATGTCATTTTAGATTGGTACAGCAGTTAAGAGAAAGCATTCTGGAATTAGGCAACTTGGCTTGGGAGTCTGCATCCAAcactttctggctgtgtgaccttgggcaagttacttatcttctctgagcctcactgcagcctactTCATAGATTTGTGGCTAGTGCTGAATGAAGAAGGACTGTGAAATTCTTAGCCCACAGTGGTAGCTCAACAACTTCGCCCCACCTCATCCTCTTCTTCATGCTCAGTAAGCAGTTCTGGTGGAAAGGTTTCCCCTTTCCCTGATACTCTAGGATGTTGGCTCTTCTCGTTCCCCAATTTGatggcttgattttttttcttcctgccccTTCTCTCAGCAGCCACCTCCAAGATCCCTACACTGATCATGCTTTTCCGAATCTCCATGTCGGCCACGGAGTTTCTTCTAGCCTCTGTCATCTTCTGTCTAGTATTCTGGGTAATCAGGGCCTCAAGACCTCGGGTCCCCAAAGGCCTGAAGAATCCACCAGGGCCATGGGGCTGGCCCCTGATTGGGCACATGCTGACCCTGGGAAAGAACCCACACCTGGCACTGTCAAGGATGAGCCAGCGGTATGGGGACGTGCTGCAGATTCGCATTGGCTCCACACCCGTGCTGGTGCTGAGTGGCCTGGACACCATCCGGCAGGCCCTGGTGCAGCAGGGCGATGATTTCAAGGGCCGGCCCAACCTCTACAGCTTCACCCTCATCAGTAATGGCCAGAGCATGTCCTTCGGCCCAGACTCTGGACCAGTGTGGGCTGCCCGCCGGCGCCTGGCCCAGAATGGCCTGAAAAGTTTCTCTATTGCCTCTGACCCAGCCTCCTCATCTTCCTGCTACCTGGAGGAGCATGTGAGCAAGGAGGCTGAGGTCCTGATCAGCAAGTTGCAGGAGCAGATGGCAGGGCCTGGGCACTTTAACCCCTACAGGTATGTGGTGGTATCAGTGGCCAATGTCATCTGTGCCATTTGCTTTGGCCAGCGCTATGACCACAACCACCAAGAACTGCTTAGCCTAGTCAACCTGAGTAATAATTTCGGGGAGGTGGTTGGCTCTGGAAACCCAGCTGACTTCATCCCTATTCTTCGCTACCTGCCCAACCGTTCCCTTAATGGCTTCAAGGACTTGAATGAGAAGTTCCACAGCTTCATGCAGAAGATGATCAAGGAGCACTACAAAACCTTTGAGAAGGTACAGTCTGGGGAAAGGCAGGTGGTTGGTGGGAAGCCGATGGGGtcagagcctgggaggtcagaGGTAAGAGGAACTGTATGGGGCTTGGCAAGTTCTCAGGGAGGCTTCAACCTGGGATCTTGAAGCCAGTTGTGGAATAGTCTTCTTCCTTGGCAGGGAAATAGAACCTTTTCTTGACCAACCCTTCCATGCTTCCACCAGACAGCAATAGCCACTGAATAGCCATTACATGCCGGACCCTGGGGCAGTTGTTGAGGGAGCCAGGAAGAGTTAAAGAGTTCATCTCCTGGCCTCATAATAGAAAGAAGATAAAGAGCACATCCAGGTGATAACAGTACAAGATGCTGTGTGTCAGCTGTCCCTTGAGTTGGGACTAGCAGCATTCTAAGGTAGTAGGAGACAGCCttgcagaggcagagagaagctgGGACAACAGCCTCAGGGGGCATCACCTCCAGAACAAAGATGCTAGGAATAGTGAAGGACCAGACCTGGATGGAGAGGTAGCTCTGGGTTTGAGATCTTGCTCACCTGTGGACTTTCCCTACCTAAGGGCCACATCCGGGACATCACAGACAGCCTGATTGAGCACTGtcaggagaagcagctggatgaGAACGCTAATATCCAGCTGTCAGATGAGAAAATCGTTAATGTCGTCTCGGACCTCTTTGGAGCTGGTATGAGTTACCCCATGTGTCCTTCCTGTGCTCAAGTGCCCTGACCT
Encoded proteins:
- the LOC101001307 gene encoding cytochrome P450 1A1, whose product is MLFRISMSATEFLLASVIFCLVFWVIRASRPRVPKGLKNPPGPWGWPLIGHMLTLGKNPHLALSRMSQRYGDVLQIRIGSTPVLVLSGLDTIRQALVQQGDDFKGRPNLYSFTLISNGQSMSFGPDSGPVWAARRRLAQNGLKSFSIASDPASSSSCYLEEHVSKEAEVLISKLQEQMAGPGHFNPYRYVVVSVANVICAICFGQRYDHNHQELLSLVNLSNNFGEVVGSGNPADFIPILRYLPNRSLNGFKDLNEKFHSFMQKMIKEHYKTFEKGHIRDITDSLIEHCQEKQLDENANIQLSDEKIVNVVSDLFGAGFDTVTTAISWSLMYLVTNPRVQRKIQEELDTVIGRSRRPRLSDRSHLPYMEAFILETFRHSSFVPFTIPHSTTRDTSLKGFYIPKGRCVFVNQWQINHDQKLWVNPSEFLPERFITPDGAINKVLSEKVILFGLGKRKCIGETIARWEVFLFLAILLQRVEFSVPPGVRVDMTPIYGLTMKHACCEHFQMQLRS